A genomic stretch from Asterias rubens chromosome 7, eAstRub1.3, whole genome shotgun sequence includes:
- the LOC117292349 gene encoding proline-rich extensin-like protein EPR1 gives MYTQNPRTPIQSEPMPPTLGAHTPTLRAHVPYTQSPCPLHSEPLPPTLRAQAPYTESPCPLHSEPTPSTLGPHPYTRSSHPLHSEPSPLHSEPKPPTLRAHAPYTRSPHPLHSEPTPLYSELSPSTLRALAPPTLRAQAPYTQSPRSLHSEPTPSTLGALAPYTQNPRPLHSEPKPPTLRAHAPYTQSPRPLHSEPLPPTLRTHAPYTRSPSPLHSEPKPPTLGAQPPTLRAHAPYTQSPCPLHSEPMPPTLGAQPPTLGAQPPTLRAQAPYTRSPHPLHSEPMSPTLRAQAPYTRSSHPLHSEPMPPTLRALAPYNRSPCPLHSEPTPLHSEPMSPTLRAHAPYTRSPAPYTRSPAPYTQSPSPLYSEPMPPYTRSPAPYTQSPSPLYSELSPSTLGSLTLYTQSTCPLHSEPLPPTLRAQAPYTESPCPLHSEPTPLHSEPMPPTLRAHAPYTQSPCPLQSEPMPPTLGAHTPTHRAHVPYTQSPCPLHSEPSPLHSESSPLHSEPKPPILGAHTLYTQSPHPYTRSSHPLHSEPLPPTLRAHAPYTQSPRPLHSEPLPPTLRAHAPLHSEPKPPTLRANGPYTQSPCPLLLLEPQAPYTQEPTPPTLRAHAPYTQNPRPLHSEPTPPTLRAHTPTLRAPPPPPTLRTHEGYTSRKLAAVRGGVIFWDN, from the coding sequence ATGTACACTCAGAACCCCCGCACCCCTATACAATCGGAGCCCATGCCCCCTACACTCGGAGCCCACACCCCTACACTCAGAGCCCATGTCCCCTACACTCAGAGCCCATGCCCCCTACACTCAGAGCCCTTGCCCCCTACACTCAGAGCCCAAGCCCCCTACACTGAGAGCCCATGCCCCCTACACTCGGAGCCCACACCCTCTACACTCGGCCCACACCCCTATACTCGGAGCTCTCACCCTCTACACTCAGAGCCCAGCCCCCTACACTCAGAGCCCAAGCCCCCTACACTGAGAGCCCATGCCCCCTACACTCGGAGCCCACACCCTCTACACTCAGAGCCCACACCCCTATACTCGGAGCTCTCACCCTCTACACTCAGAGCCCTTGCCCCCCCTACACTCAGAGCCCAAGCCCCCTACACTCAGAGCCCACGCTCCCTACACTCAGAGCCCACGCCCTCTACACTCGGAGCCCTTGCCCCCTACACTCAGAACCCACGCCCCCTACACTCGGAGCCCAAGCCCCCTACACTCAGAGCCCACGCCCCCTACACTCAGAGCCCACGCCCTCTACACTCAGAGCCCTTGCCCCCTACACTCAGAACCCACGCCCCCTACACTCGGAGCCCAAGCCCCCTACACTCAGAGCCCAAGCCCCCTACACTCGGAGCCCAGCCCCCTACACTCAGAGCCCATGCCCCCTACACTCAGAGCCCATGTCCCCTACACTCAGAGCCCATGCCCCCTACACTCGGAGCCCAGCCCCCTACACTCGGAGCCCAGCCCCCTACACTCAGAGCCCAAGCCCCCTATACTCGGAGCCCACACCCTCTACACTCAGAGCCCATGTCCCCTACACTCAGAGCCCAAGCCCCCTATACTCGGAGCTCTCACCCTCTACACTCAGAGCCCATGCCCCCTACACTCAGAGCCCTTGCCCCCTACAATCGGAGCCCATGCCCCCTACACTCGGAGCCCACACCCCTACACTCAGAGCCCATGTCCCCTACACTCAGAGCCCATGCCCCCTACACTCGGAGCCCAGCCCCCTACACTCGGAGCCCAGCCCCCTACACTCAGAGCCCAAGCCCCCTATACTCAGAGCCCATGCCCCCCTACACTCGGAGCCCAGCCCCCTACACTCAGAGCCCAAGCCCCCTATACTCGGAGCTCTCACCCTCTACACTCGGATCTCTCACCCTCTACACTCAGAGCACATGCCCCCTACACTCAGAGCCCTTGCCCCCTACACTCAGAGCCCAAGCCCCCTACACTGAGAGCCCATGCCCCCTACACTCGGAGCCCACACCCCTACACTCAGAGCCCATGCCCCCTACACTCAGAGCCCATGCCCCCTACACTCAGAGCCCTTGCCCCCTACAATCGGAGCCCATGCCCCCTACACTCGGAGCCCACACCCCTACACACAGAGCCCATGTCCCCTACACTCAGAGCCCATGCCCCCTACACTCGGAGCCCAGCCCCCTACACTCGGAGTCCAGCCCCCTACACTCAGAGCCCAAGCCCCCTATACTCGGAGCCCACACCCTCTACACTCAGAGCCCACACCCCTATACTCGGAGCTCTCACCCTCTACACTCAGAGCCCTTGCCCCCTACACTCAGAGCCCACGCCCCCTACACTCAGAGCCCACGCCCTCTACACTCAGAGCCCTTGCCCCCTACACTCAGAGCCCACGCCCCCCTACACTCGGAGCCCAAGCCCCCTACACTCAGAGCCAACGGTCCCTACACTCAGAGCCCATGCCCCCTACTACTTCTGGAGCCCCAGGCCCCATACACTCAAGAGCCCACGCCCCCTACACTCAGAGCCCACGCCCCCTACACTCAGAACCCACGCCCCCTACACTCAGAGCCCACGCCCCCTACACTCAGAGCTCACACCCCTACACtcagagcccccccccccccccctacactCAGAACCCATGAGGGATACACTTCAAGAAAATTAGCAGCAGTACGTGGTGGTGTTATTTTCTGGGATAATTAG